Sequence from the Clostridium saccharobutylicum DSM 13864 genome:
TTTCCTCATGCGTCATTCTTGGATCTAATTCTTCATACAGTTTTTTATCAGTAGTTTCTATTCGCATTAAATATCTATCTGCTCCTGATTCCTTATAAGCTTTATATTCCTCAAAAGTCTTTTCGCCTAAACTTAAAGTTACTGCTACACCTAATTTCTTTATATTTGATATTATGTGCTTCATGATATCCACTGTATAATATAAATCTTCTCCCGACTGCAAGACGATGCTCTTATATCCATATCCAGCTGCTTTATGTGCCAAATCTATTATTTCGTAAGGCATTAACCTATATCGCTTAATGTTTGTATTAGACTTCCTCAGCCCACAATATAAACAATCGCGTCTGCATATATTAGAGAATTCAATAATTCCTCTTAAATGAACCTCATCCCCAACATATTTTTTTCTTATTCTGTCAGCTGCTTCAAAAAGTATATTATTTATACTATCATCTTTAAGTATAGATATTAATTCTTCCTCACTTAAACAATGATTTTTCTCAGCTTTTTCAATTAATTTTATATTCAAATTCATAAACATCACCCTCTTAAGTAAAACTAAGCCTACTGGCTATTTGAGCAAAGATAGTTTTTCACATAATATTCTCCATTTGCAATTTATAATTTATATTATGACCATGTAAATATCAAGAAATAAAAACATCATCTGTGCTAGTATAAAAATTACCTATATATTATAAAAGGGTGTAAAATTAGTTAATCACTAAGCATTTATAACTGAAATGAATTTCTTAACTAAATTTGTTTTTTCTTCATCTTTTCTTATACAAATAACAATCTCATTTTTAAGATTTATATTATCTATATAGATTCTAGATAATCTTCCCATATCAATAAATTCTTTCGCTGCTATTGATGAGCAAAAATTCACACCATAACCAGACATAGATGCCCTAAGTGTTTCATGTAATCCATTAAATTCAAGTGCTATTTTAGGTAGTTCAATACCATAAGTATAACAAAGTGATTCCAAAATACTTCTTGCATAACTTCCTTTTTCTCTCATTATAAACGGTTCTAACATAATATCAGTTAAACTAACTTTTTTATTTGCATATTTATGCTTTGAAGATGCTACAAACCATAAATCATCATCCATTATTTTAGTAATGTTAATTTCATCTATATATTTCTTTGCTCCACTACCTAAAATTGCAACATCCACCTCATATGACACAAGCTGATTAATAGCACTTTCTGTATTCAATGTATTAATTTCAATATTAATGTCTTTATTATTTTGTTTTAATTTAGTAACCCACATAGGTATTAAAAAATTAGTTGAGAGATAATTACCCGCTATTTTCAAAGTTCCATTTTTACCTTGTTTATAATTATCTATTATTGTTTCTATTCTATCTTCTATTTTAAAAATTGCATCTGCTTCTTTTACTAATTGCTCACCTATTTCACTTAAGTAAATCCCCCTACCTTTGGGTAAAAATAATATAACACCATTTTCTTTTTCAAATTTTTTAATTTGTGCTGTAATTGCTGGCTGACTAATTTTTAGTTGCTGTGCTGCAACTGTTACACTTCCTACTTTAGCTACCATATAAAATAATCTTAATGCATGTAAATTCATATTTGCTCCTATTTATATATTTTATTTATGAATAGTATAATAACATATATTATACATATATATTCACTTTTGCTATACTCTTTATATAAATCATTGTCGGCATTATTTATAATAAATTATTTAGGAGAAAAATATGATACAAACTACTATATATTTGATTAGACATGGACAAACAGAGTGGAATTTAGAAACACGAATGCAAGGACATAAGGACTCACCTCTAACAAAGCTTGGCATAATTCAAGCCCAAAAATTACATGACAGACTTATAAATGAAAAATTTCATTTAATATACTCTAGTAAAAGCAAACGTGCTTATGATACAGCTAAAATTATACAAGGGAATCAAAACATTCCTTTTCATATATGCAAAGAATTAAAAGAAATTAACATGGGTGAATGGGAAGGCATGAAACAAATTGACATTATTAATAAATATTCTAAAGCTTGGAATAATTTTTGGAATAATCCTATAAAATATTCTCCAACTGGCGAAGGTGAATCTTATCCAAACTTAAAAAACAGAGTTATACCTGCACTTGAAAATATTATTAATTCAAATCAAGGTAAAAATATAATAATTGTAACACATAGAATTACTTTAAAAGTTATAATGTCATATTTTAAAAATCAAGACATGCATGAAATTTGTAATAACCCAGATATAGATCCAGCGAGTCTTTCTAAAATATGTATCTGCAATGGAACATATAAAATTCTATTACATGGAGATACATCTCATTACAAATAAAAAATATGATACTAAATATATAATTACTATCTTGTTGTGCTTAAGTTTTACCAAAAATTCTTGTCTGTATTAGTACAGATAAGAATTTTTTTTATAGAAATAAATCAAATTGTAATTTAAAATATATATACGCCACCCCCAGGGGGTGTTTTTTTAAACATTATAATCTTTTAAAATTTCAAAAACAAATAAAAAGAATGATTAAATCTACTTAACAATATTTAACAGGAGGATAAAATGAATTCAAATAATTTAGAACAAAAACAAAGAGAAAATTTAATAATGATATTAGCTGGAGCAACTTTCTTAATCTTTTACCAAGCTTTTATGGTAGCACCTATTATACCTAAGTTAGCAAATATATTTGGGGTATCAGCTGAGAATATTGGTTTGATTGTTCCAGCATACTTAATTCCTTATGGAATGACTACACTTATCTGGGGACCATTATCAGACCGCTTCGGAAGAAAAGCCATTATACTTTCTTCCTTTATATGCTTCATATTACTTACAGCTTTAACTGTCACTGCTTCTTCTGCAACATCAATGCTATATATTCGTATATTAACAGGCATGGGAGCAAGTGGCGTAGTACCTATTTCTCTTGCTTTAATCGGTGATTTATTTCCATATACTGAACGAGGCAGGGCGCTTGGCTGGATTTTTGGAGCTATGGCAGGAGGAATGGCCTTTGGTTCTACTGCTGGAGTAATCCTTGAACCGTTCATTACATGGCGTGGTCTTTTCCTTAGTGTTACTATTTTAGCTTCTATAGTTTTAATTATATTATTACCATACAGGAATTTCTTAAATACAAAAGTACAAACTGGTGAACACGCTAGTATCAAAAATGTAATATCATCTTATTTTAGTATTCTTAATTCAGGAAGAAGTAAACAAACTTATGCTTATGTATTGATTAATGCAATATTCCATTCTGGTGTATATACTTGGCTTGGTTTATATTTTGCAAAAAACTATGCTTTAAGTGAATTTGGTATTGGACTTGCTTTGATAGGTTATGGATTACCTGGTTTTTTACTTGGGCCAGTAATTGGTAGACTAGCTGATCGCTTTGGAAGAAATCACTTAATTCCTGCTGGTCTTGCAATAGCTGGTTTATCAACTGTTGCACTTACAATTAATCTACCAGTTTATGTTGCTACATTCTTTGTAACTACTCTTTCTTTAGGATACGACATGACACAACCTCTTTTAGCTGGAATTGTAACAACTCTTAGTCCAAAACGTGGTGCAGCAATGGGATTAAATGTATTTACATTATTCACAGGTATGGGACTTGGAAGTTTGGTATTTAGTTATTTTCTTAAGTTCGGTATTAATACAGCATTTATAGTATTTGGAACGATTGCCCTGATTTCTGCAATACTAGCTATTTATTTATTCCGCTTAGAAGTCCGACCTAAATCAGAAACTAATAGTTAAAAACTTCCTTATATAATATAAAAGACGCAGAATTCTGCGTCTTTTACTTTTTATATGCAGTACTGAATTTTATTCTTCACTACCTACTGATAAATTAATTTCTTCATATGATATAACTTTATTTTTACTCTCTCCAAACTTTCTAACAACTGGTGTAGGATTTTGATTAAAATTCATGCTTAAACTTTGATTAGAATAGTGACCTGCTGGATCAATATAATATTTAAAATCAATTATCTTCTCTACATCTATTTCTGCATAAGCTATTCCTTCTGTTTCTGCTGGAATCATTTCACTAATTGGTTCTCCATCTGGTCCATAGATACAAGTATGTCCACTTTTAAATGTATCAAAATATTCTCTTTGCTCTGGTGTTAAGCAAATCATATCCTTCATTTCTTCTGAGTAAATTGATGAAGTCATTAATACAAAAGTTTGAGTAGAAATTGCATAGTATCTGCTTGAAATTTCATCATCAAAATATCCTGGCCATGAAGCTACATGAACTTGTTCATTTTGTGAATTCATAGCTAAAAGATCTAATGGTACTTGATGTTCCCAACACATACATCCACCTAAATTACCGATTTCTGTTTCAAACACAGGCATTAGACTTCCACTTCCATCACCCCATATTAATCTTTCAGCAACAGATGCTCTCATCTTTCTATGTTTTCCAATCAAATCTCCATCTGGGTTAAACCATAATTGTGCTAAATATAATGAACCACCATCTTTTTCACTACAAGAAATACATACATAGGTCTTGTTCCTTTTTGCTGCTTCACTTATTTTTTGAATTGCTAAGCTTGGAATTTCAACTGCATTTTTATATAATTCATGATAAAATTTTCTTGTATATTCTGGATGTCCAATAAATGCAAACCAAGGATAACCTGGAATGAATGCTTCTGGAAATGCTACTAACTTTGCTCCATTTGATGCTGCTTCATCAATTAATTTGCAAGACTTTTCAACTGTTGCATCTAAATCTAAATATACTGGTGCAGCTTGAACTGCTGCTGCTTTGAATTTTGGGTATTGTTTTGACATAATTGTATCCTCCTTAATTTAACCAAAAAAGACGTGTCAAGTATATTTCATTAATACTTAAGACGCCTTTGTCATTTATTTATTACTTATCACTTTTTATAAATTCTTACGTAAGTCATTTATTGATGTTAGTATATCATCTTAAATTTTACTTGGGTAGCACCAGTAATTTTATATGCATAAACTATTGGTTAATAGCTTATACATATTAAATATGATTTATCCAACTTAATATATAATCTTCAAATGTTTTGATTGTGCTTGATATATGCCCTTTTTTAGTTATCATACAAATTGTCCATTTTAAACTTTTATCTTCAAAAGGAATAGCCACAATGTCATTATTTTTAATATCTCTGCTTATAAAATCCATAGTAATAGATATGCATTTATTTTCAGCACATAACTTATGACAAAGACTAAAACCACTTGTCACAAAAATAATATTAGGTTCTACTCCTGCTTGTTTAAAATGTTCATCTAAAATATGATATACTTTAAATACTTTACTTTCAATAACCATATCTACATTATCAACATCTTTATAAGTAATGACCTTTTTTTTACTTAGAGGATGATCCTTATGTACTAAAAGCTTAATATCAAATGTCTTAATAACTGTTTTATTAAACGCTGCATCATCTATAGGCTCAATGGCAAATCCTATATCTGCTTTATTTTCTTTAACATATTCATCAATATACATATCAGGATGTTCCTCATATTCTAATGATATATTAGTATTGTTTTTACTAAATTCTAAAATGCATTCAGGCTCTAATAATCTTATTACACCATAAGATGAAACTAATTTTATTTTTTCCTTATTAAATTTTGTTGCATTATACATTTCATATTTAAGTTTTTCTAAATCTTGAATAATTCTTATAGCATTTTTCTTCAATACTTCTCCCTGTTTCGTAAGAGACATTCCAATTGAAGAGCGTATAAATAGTATTACGCCTAGCTCTTTTTCTAATTTTTTTATTGATTTACTCAAACCTTGTGGTGAAATAAAAAGTTCTCTTGATGCTTTAGAAATACTCTTCATTTTACACACCTTTAAGAAATTAATTAATTCTTTAATATTCATAATAATTCCCCCCATACTCTAAAAATAAACAAATAGAATAAATATTCACATTTACCAAACTTAAATTTTTACATATAGAAAATGGCTGCCAAACATATTTCAGAATAGACAGCCATTGTCAAATATCGAATTATTTTATATAGGTTTTAATACTTTTTCTAAATTAATTTATATTCTTTTAAACACTCTTTCAATGTTTCTAAATTTTCACCTTCCATCGCAAATAGAGGCATTCTTAAATCTCCAATATTGTATCCCATAAGTCCTAAAGCAGTCTTTACTGGTATAGGATTAACTTCAATAAATAAATTATTTATAAGTTTTAAATAATCCGTCTGCATTTTTGTACTCTCTTCTATCATTCCTTCAAAGTAAAGGCTACAAATTTCGTGTGCTTCCTTAGGCATAACATTTGATAATACAGAAATAACTCCTTTACCCCCTAATGATAATACGGGAACTATTTGATCATCATTTCCAGAATAAATATCAAGATTATCTCCGCATAAAGCTTTGATTTTAGCTACTTGAGATAAATCGCCGCTAGATTCTTTTGTTGCAACTATTCTTGGATGCTTAGCTAATTCTACATATGTTTCTGGAAGAATATTAACCCCAGTTCTTGATGGAACATTATATAAAATCATTGGTACATTAACTCTGTCTGCTATATATGTAAAATGTTTAACTAAACCACCTTGAGTTGCTTTATTATAGTAAGGTGTCACAACCAATATTCCATCTACTCCAACATTTTCAGCATATTTTGAAAGTTCAACAGCATACGCTGTATCATTTGAACCTGTGCCTGCTATTACAGGAATTCTCTTATTCACATATTTTACTGTAAATCTAATTGCTTCTTTGTGCTCTTCATTTGACATAGTTGATGATTCACCTGTAGTTCCAGCAATTACAATTGCATCTGTATCATTATCTATATTGAAATCTATCAGTCTTTTTAATTCTTCAAAATTAATTCCATTCTCATTAAAAGGTGTAACTATAGCAACTGCTGCACCAGTAAATATTGTTTTCTTCATAAAAACATGCCTCCAAATCGTTAATACTTATATAATTGATTCATTTTATAAAGAAAAATTATAAATACAGAAAATTTTTCTCATTTTTTAAATAATTCAATCATTTTCATATATTTTATGCATATTTATTCTAGTATTTTATATTTGAAAAATTCATATATAAAATGCCCCCTTTTATTTAATAACTTCACATACCTTATCTATAACCTCTTCTTCATACCCCAGTTTTTTCAACAAAATCCTTAATAAAACTTTATCTGAATTCAAATCATGAGCCTTCTTCTTTTCCATAACACATCCCCCCCTTAACTAAAATTTACTATACAATTATGTTATTATAGTGTAATCTATATATCAACGAATAAAATAGTCATCTGTACTAGCACAATTTTAGAGGAGGTGCTTAATTTGTTAAAATATGAAGAAATTATAGAATACATAAAAAATAATATAAAGTCTGAAAAACTCAATACTCCAAAAAAACTACCTTCTATTAGATCAATTAAAGAACTGTTTCAGTGTAGTACAGGTACAGTTCTAAAAGCTTATGAAAAACTTGAGCAGGATCATATTATCTATTCAGTACCTAAAAGTGGATATTATATAGTTGATGATTTTCATAACCCAAATTCCTCTAAGCAGCCAATGGTAGATTTTTCAGCTGTAAATTTAAACTCTGAAACTTTTCCATATAAGAATTTTCAACATTGTTTAAATAAATCAATAGATTTATACAAGGAAAAACTTTTTACATATTCTGATCCTAGAGGATTAAAATCTTTAATTAAGGTATTAACAAAACATATTCAAAATTATCAAATATTCACAAAACCTGATAACATACTTATTACATCAAGCTCTCAACAAGCATTGAATATTTTATCAATCATGCCATTTCCAAATTGTAAATCTAATATTCTTGTTGAACAGCCTACATATTATGGAATGATAAAATTCCTTGAACTTAATAACATCCCTACTCTAGGAATAAATAGAGACTTCAATGGAATAAATTTAGATGAATTAGAGAAGTTGTTTAAATACGGCAATATTAAATTTTTCTAT
This genomic interval carries:
- the hydE gene encoding [FeFe] hydrogenase H-cluster radical SAM maturase HydE, with the translated sequence MNLNIKLIEKAEKNHCLSEEELISILKDDSINNILFEAADRIRKKYVGDEVHLRGIIEFSNICRRDCLYCGLRKSNTNIKRYRLMPYEIIDLAHKAAGYGYKSIVLQSGEDLYYTVDIMKHIISNIKKLGVAVTLSLGEKTFEEYKAYKESGADRYLMRIETTDKKLYEELDPRMTHEERKRCLRDLKHLGYEVGTGNLVGLPNQSIESLANDILFFKEIDADMIGLGPFIPNEDTPLKDYKVDNFEISIKVMALVRLLLPDANIPATTAMESLNRNGRVIALSSGANVVMPNITEGEYRKLYAIYPGKICVNETPNQCWNCITGKISSIGRTVSKELGCREKRNMA
- a CDS encoding LysR family transcriptional regulator, producing the protein MNLHALRLFYMVAKVGSVTVAAQQLKISQPAITAQIKKFEKENGVILFLPKGRGIYLSEIGEQLVKEADAIFKIEDRIETIIDNYKQGKNGTLKIAGNYLSTNFLIPMWVTKLKQNNKDINIEINTLNTESAINQLVSYEVDVAILGSGAKKYIDEINITKIMDDDLWFVASSKHKYANKKVSLTDIMLEPFIMREKGSYARSILESLCYTYGIELPKIALEFNGLHETLRASMSGYGVNFCSSIAAKEFIDMGRLSRIYIDNINLKNEIVICIRKDEEKTNLVKKFISVINA
- a CDS encoding histidine phosphatase family protein, producing MIQTTIYLIRHGQTEWNLETRMQGHKDSPLTKLGIIQAQKLHDRLINEKFHLIYSSKSKRAYDTAKIIQGNQNIPFHICKELKEINMGEWEGMKQIDIINKYSKAWNNFWNNPIKYSPTGEGESYPNLKNRVIPALENIINSNQGKNIIIVTHRITLKVIMSYFKNQDMHEICNNPDIDPASLSKICICNGTYKILLHGDTSHYK
- a CDS encoding MFS transporter; translation: MNSNNLEQKQRENLIMILAGATFLIFYQAFMVAPIIPKLANIFGVSAENIGLIVPAYLIPYGMTTLIWGPLSDRFGRKAIILSSFICFILLTALTVTASSATSMLYIRILTGMGASGVVPISLALIGDLFPYTERGRALGWIFGAMAGGMAFGSTAGVILEPFITWRGLFLSVTILASIVLIILLPYRNFLNTKVQTGEHASIKNVISSYFSILNSGRSKQTYAYVLINAIFHSGVYTWLGLYFAKNYALSEFGIGLALIGYGLPGFLLGPVIGRLADRFGRNHLIPAGLAIAGLSTVALTINLPVYVATFFVTTLSLGYDMTQPLLAGIVTTLSPKRGAAMGLNVFTLFTGMGLGSLVFSYFLKFGINTAFIVFGTIALISAILAIYLFRLEVRPKSETNS
- a CDS encoding carbon-nitrogen hydrolase family protein; translation: MSKQYPKFKAAAVQAAPVYLDLDATVEKSCKLIDEAASNGAKLVAFPEAFIPGYPWFAFIGHPEYTRKFYHELYKNAVEIPSLAIQKISEAAKRNKTYVCISCSEKDGGSLYLAQLWFNPDGDLIGKHRKMRASVAERLIWGDGSGSLMPVFETEIGNLGGCMCWEHQVPLDLLAMNSQNEQVHVASWPGYFDDEISSRYYAISTQTFVLMTSSIYSEEMKDMICLTPEQREYFDTFKSGHTCIYGPDGEPISEMIPAETEGIAYAEIDVEKIIDFKYYIDPAGHYSNQSLSMNFNQNPTPVVRKFGESKNKVISYEEINLSVGSEE
- a CDS encoding LysR family transcriptional regulator; the encoded protein is MNIKELINFLKVCKMKSISKASRELFISPQGLSKSIKKLEKELGVILFIRSSIGMSLTKQGEVLKKNAIRIIQDLEKLKYEMYNATKFNKEKIKLVSSYGVIRLLEPECILEFSKNNTNISLEYEEHPDMYIDEYVKENKADIGFAIEPIDDAAFNKTVIKTFDIKLLVHKDHPLSKKKVITYKDVDNVDMVIESKVFKVYHILDEHFKQAGVEPNIIFVTSGFSLCHKLCAENKCISITMDFISRDIKNNDIVAIPFEDKSLKWTICMITKKGHISSTIKTFEDYILSWINHI
- the dapA gene encoding 4-hydroxy-tetrahydrodipicolinate synthase, whose translation is MKKTIFTGAAVAIVTPFNENGINFEELKRLIDFNIDNDTDAIVIAGTTGESSTMSNEEHKEAIRFTVKYVNKRIPVIAGTGSNDTAYAVELSKYAENVGVDGILVVTPYYNKATQGGLVKHFTYIADRVNVPMILYNVPSRTGVNILPETYVELAKHPRIVATKESSGDLSQVAKIKALCGDNLDIYSGNDDQIVPVLSLGGKGVISVLSNVMPKEAHEICSLYFEGMIEESTKMQTDYLKLINNLFIEVNPIPVKTALGLMGYNIGDLRMPLFAMEGENLETLKECLKEYKLI